The Polyangium aurulentum genomic interval GCTCGGCAGCGCACCCGAGACCAGCAGCCCCCGCGCCCCGAGCGCGTCGTAGAGCGACAGACCCGCGCCGAACGTGCCGGTCTCCCAGCGCGGCGCAGGCACCTCGACGAGGATGTCCCCGGGCGCCGTCACATCGCCCGGATGCTCGACCTTGATGAACCAGCTCGCGTTGCCGCGCCGCCCGCTCACGCTCTCCTCGACGAGCCCCCACGCCTCGAGCCGCGAGCCTTCGCCCTCGACGCGCACGATCCCGTAGCCGAGGCGCGCCGCCATCGCGCGCTCCCACGACGTCCAGCGCGGCTCGGCGCCCGCCGTGGCCATGCGCCGCGCGAGCACCGCGTCGAAGAGCCGCAGCTCCTCCACCGTGGGCCCCCGGTATCCGCCCGCGCCCACCGACGTCAGCGCCGCGATGCGCCCGAGCAGCTCTTGCCTGAGCCCGCCGGTCCACACCTCGATCTCGCGCGAGCCGAGCAGCGCGCCCGCGACCTCCTCGGACAGCGGCAACGGCATGCGCAGGTGCGGCGCATCCGACCACGGCATGAGCGACGGCCCCGACGCGGGCGCTCGCCACGTGATGGGCACGTCCTCGCCGAGCACGCGGCCGAGCGCCATCACGTCGAGCCCCTCGGGCACCGAGCCCACCGCGCTCACGCCCGGCGCCTCCTCGTCGGTCGGCTCGATGACGAGCGTCTGATCGAGGGCGAGATCGCGCGAGAGGTTGTCCGCGAACGCCTCGTCGAGCTGCCTGTACCCCTCGTGGCGCGACACGACCACGATCGCCCGCGCGCCGAGCGCGTCGGCTGCCGCGTACGCCACCGTGGGCAGCGGCGAGCCCGCCGTGCGAGGCGTCACGAGGATCATCCACCCGCCGCGCCCCGCATGCGCCCCCGGCCGCTTGTGCGGGCGCACCGCGAAGCGCGGCCCCGGCGGCACGTCGTCAGGATCGAGCTCGGAGGCGCGCGGCCGCACGACCACCCATCCGCCGCGCTCCTCGCGCATCACCACGAGCCCCGCCGCCTGCGCCGCGGTGAGGGTCTGGGGCGACGCCTCCTCGCGTGGGACCGCGTCCGGCAAGTGGCTGTTCGCCTCGTCGTAGGTGTCGACCTCCCGCGCGAGCGCGAGCGCCACCACCGCGGCCTCGACGCCCGCCGCGCGCGCCAGCGCTCGCGGCCTCGGCCCGCTGTCGCCGAGGATGAGCTCGTAGGGCACGTTCGCGCCTCCCGCCATGCTCACGACGGCCATCGGCGGCGTCGAGGCATGCAGGAGCGCCTCGGCCTTCACGAGCCCGTAGCCGAGGAGGTTGCCCACGAGGAACGCGGTCACCGACACCTGCAGCGTCGGCATGACGACGATGCCGATGTGGTCCTTGTTCCACATCTTCACCGCGAGCAGGCTCGGCAGCAAATAGCCGAATCCGAAGTAGTCGATCATCGGCACGCCGGGCGCGAATCGCGCGAGCGCAAAGCCCATGATCATCTTCAGAACGAAGCCCGTGATGTAGCACATGAGCATGCGCCGCGGGCCGACGATGAGCATGCGCGAGAAGGGCGGCACGCTCATCAAGAACTTCGACGCGAAGAAGACGATGAGCGCCTCGACCGTGGTCGTGACGAGCTTCAGCGGCTCGTAGCAGGCGACGGCGAGCAGGCCTGGGACGAGGATGCCGTTGTAGTCCCAGCCGTATTTGACGTTGTTACGGGCCCCGAGCAGCGCGCCGATGACCAGGATCATCTGCGCCTTGGGCGACTCGAGGAACTTGATCGACAGGCTCTCGTTGATGACCTGGAAGCGCGACACCGACAGGTTCGTGCCGCGCAGGAGCAGGACGAGGATGACCCACGTCAACACGGTGACGAACCCGACGCGCGGGAACGCCTTGATGATGCCGGCGTTCCAGAACGTGTTCGACACGAGCGGCACGAGCACGAGCCCCACGCTGTACAGCTCGCGCGAGTGCGCGAAGTTGTACTGGGCCTCGAGGCGAGGGATGAGCACGCCCTCGAAGAGGAGCCTGACGAGCACCGCGCCGACGATGAACAGGTAGAAGCGCTCGCGGCCGAACGCCGCCGACCAGGCGCCGAGGTGCGTCACCCACCGGCCGACGCCGGCGACGAGCCAGTACGTGACGACCGACTCGACCACGATGAAGATCGCCGTCGCGGGCGCCGCGATGAAGATCGTGGCGAGGTAGCCGGGCACGACGAGGCCGGCGTACGTCCAGCCGAACAGCTCGGTGAACGCCGTGCCCAGCACGAGGCCGAGCAAGACGGCGACGTGCAGGCTCCGATCGAGACCGTTGGGAGGAAAGACGGCGAGTGCAGCCACCATGGACGGGGCGGTTCTGCCGGGCTACGGAGCCGGCGCGAAGGGAGGCGAATCTTCGCGCCGGCAGGGCCTCGCTGTCGAGATCGTAGAGATGGAGATCAGGGGATCGTGGTGGCCAGGCCAAGGGCGCTCGGTGCGCCCCAGCCGGACGGGTAGTCCCAGCCGACCCCCGCCGTCTTGATGCCGCCGGGGCCGCCCGACGTGATATCGCGGAAGGTCTTCTTGATGTCGGCGTTCGTGTAGAGCAGGGAGTTCAGGTAGCCGGCCCGCGGGAGGTTGTTGGCCTTGCGGTAGCTGTCCACCGTGGCCATGAGGCCCGCGAAGACGGGCGACGAGAACGACGTGCCGCCGTAGAGCTTCCACTGCGCGAGGTAGTAGACGTAGTACGGCGTCCCCGGATCGGCGTTCAGCGCGAGGTCGGCCGTGGCGCGCTTGCCGTTCGCGTTCCCCACGACGTTGACCTGCCAGTCGGGTTGCAGCAGCGTGAGGGACGTCCCGCAGCCCGACTTCTGCCACGCGACCTCGCTCTGGATCGAGCCGTTCGCGTTGAGCGTGAGGCGCGTGCCGCCGACGCCCGTGACCCACGGGCTCACCGACGGCGTGTCCGCGCCGCCCGAGTCGCCCGTCGCCGCCACCACGGTGATGCCGTACGCGGCCGCCTGCAGCGCCGAGTCGCTGTACTGCAACCGCACGAGCGCAGGCTCGCTGTCCTCGCGGTGCGCGAACGAGTTGGTGATGACGTCGACCTCGTTGCGCGCGATCGCCTCGTTGAACGTGTAGATCATCGACGTGTTGCGCGCGTCGGGGCCCGAGTAGACGATGAGGTCGGAGTCGGGCGCCATCGCGCCGGCCCACTCGACGTCGAGCGTGCTCTCGATGTAGCGCGTGACGAACGGCTCCATCGTCTGCACGATGGTCGGGTCGTTGCGGACGACGTTGAGCGACTGCCAGAACGACTGCAGATCCTTGTACTTGAAGGTCGCGCCGACGGTCACGCCGAGCTTCACGCCCTGGCCGCGGTAGCCCATCGAGTAGAGGCTGTCGAGCTTGTAGGCCTTGGCGATCTTCGCCGGCGTCATCCAGTTGGTGCCGCTCGGGGGCGCCTGCACGACGACGCCGCCGCCCTCGGGCGGGAGCACGCCCTTCTCGGCCGCGAGGTCGGCGCTGATCACGCCGCGGATCTTCGTCGCCACCCAGAGCGGGATCTCGAGCGGCTCGAGCGTGCCGAAGACGTCGATCGGCGGGTTGCCGATCTGCGGGTTCTCGCGCTCGAAGATGTGCAGCGTCGTGTGGAAGACGTCGTTGAACTGCTGCACGGTGCCGGTGAACTCGATGAGCAGCCGGTTCGTCGCGGTGAAGTTCACCGCGAAGCCCTGCGACTCGAGCCAGAGCCGGACGAGCTGCACGTCGACCTCGTTGGGCGCGTGCGCGGCCATCCACTCCGCCTGCGTCATGTACTTGCGGAAGTTCGGGTGCGCCGGGTCGTACATGTGCTTGACCGTCTCTTCGAGGACGGCCTTGTTGCGCGTGCCGAACGCGATGAGCGAGCGGAACTCGCCTTCCGCGGGGGCCGGGCCCATGTCGGTGTAGACGCCGGGCAGCGGGTTCGGGATGCCGTCGATCGTCGTGACCGGCTCGAGCTCGGCGTCCGTGAAGGGGGGGAGCGCATCGGGCAAACCTGCATCCACGACGCCGCCGCCCGCGCCGCTGCTCGAGCTGCTCGAGCTGCTCGAGCTGCTCGAGCTCGCGCTGCTGGAGCTTGCGCTGCTGGAGCTTGCGCTCGAGCTGCTCGCGCTCATGCCCGCGCCGCCCTGACCGCCCGCGCCGCCCAGGCCGCCGCCAACGCCGCCCGCGCCGCCCAGGCCGCCGCCTTGGCCGCCCTGACCGCCTTGACCGCCGCCAACGCCGCCAACGCCGCCTTGGCCGGCGCCGCCTGCACCACCGACTTCACCGCCGGTGGAGCTGGTGCTCGACATCCCGCCGGTGGGAGTAGGCTCCGCATTACCGCCACTGCAGCTGACCACAGCGACAGCCGAGCCATTGATGAAGAGGAGAAGCGCGAGGACGCGCGCCGAGGACGATGAGGGAAGTCGCAAGGGCACCATGGTTGGCGATGCTCTCTCCATCTGGAGCAGAAATCCACAGCCGTGAGTGATGCGCAGCACTCCGACGCGGCACAGGCCCGGCAACAGCGCGGCGCAAGGGCACCCAAGTGCTTGAAATGACCTGTGTTTCTGCCGGAACGCCCCTGGAAACAAAGGCTGGTAACACGGACAACCAGCGATCTTTATGCCGGAACGATGACGGCTGAGGTATAAAAGATATGCTGGGTGAGGATCCTTCACCTCATAGGTGCGGGATCCAGGCTACAGCGGCAGACGCATCTTTCACCGGCGCTCGACGCGCGGCTTACAGCGGCGACCCCGGAAGTCGTCGTCCTTACGCCAACTTTGCTACGCCGAGCACGGGCGACGAACCCTGAAGATGCCATTCTGGGTCGACACGCCGGTTGCTGTCCCCGCTGTCCCCGTACCTCTCGATGCGCAACTTCGTCAAAAGTCTGATCCTGAAGCACAGCATCCCGAAGCCATTTCGCGGCCCTCGCCCGATGGCCTTCGAGAAGGATCGACAGCGCCTGTCGCCGCGCGCGAAGCTCGAGATGCTTGCCATCGTGCTCGCGGGCGCCATCGCCGCCATCGCTCCGCTGCGCGCCGCCGACGACGAGGCGCGAGAACTCACCCTGCGCGCCGTCGCTGGCAAGAGCCCCTCTTCCCACGTCCTCGTGGTGCACACCGCTCCGGCCGCGCTGCGCGATGGCGCCTGCGCGGGCACGCTGCACGAGATCGTCAAGCTCGGTCGCGCGCGCGGCGTGCTGGTCGTCCCCCCGCTCGACGTCCTCTGCAGCGGCGCGCAGGACAAGCCCCGCACCCCGGAGGCGATGAAGTCGGACGCCATCGAGACGCTTCCGCCCGGGCTCCTGCGCATCAGCCAGACCGGCGCCGTGCTCGGCTTCGAGGCGCCCCCGGCCGACAAGCCCCTGCTCGCCTCGTTCGGCATCACCGAGGCGAAGTGGGTCATCCCCGCGCCCCCGACGAGCGTGCCCTCGATCTCGCTCGCCGACCTCGCCGCGGGCCGCACGCCCATGTCCGTGGCGGCCGGTCGCGTCGTCGTGGCGTCGCTCGACTCTCCATTGACGAACGCGGCGACCGGCGACGCGTCGGTCGGCACGCAGGTGGCCTCCACGCTCGGCGGGCTGCTCGACGGCGGCGTGCGCCGCGAGGCGCCCCGGTGGATGAGCGCGGTCATCGCAGCAGCCGCGATGGTGCTCGTGACCCTGGCGCGCAGGGTGCTGTCGATCCGCGCCGCGCTCATCGCGCTCGCAGCGTCGATCGTCATGGCCATCGTGGGGCAGACGTTCGCGGCTGCCTCGTTCGAGCACGGCCTCTTGCCTGGCGCGAGCGTCGTCGCGGCCATCCTCGCCGGCGCCATCGCCGCGCTCTCGCTCGACATGCTGGGCTGGAAAAATGCCGTGACGCGGACGAACGATCTGCTCGGTCGCGAGGGCATCTTCCGCCGCGTGCAGACCGAGCCCGACGCGGTGTTCTGGCCGCGCCTCGGGCGGCTCGCGGCCAGGCTCATCCCGGCCGACTTCGTGCTCGCCGCCGAGCTGCCCCCCGGCGAATGGCACCTGCGCTTCTGGGATGACGGCGACGTCGGCGAGCACCTCATCGCCGAGCGCCGGCGCGACGTCAGGCGCAGGCCCTTCTGCAACGAGCAGGGGGTCACCGCGGTGCACGTCGTCACCGACATGCTGAAGAACACCGGCGTGCCCACGGTCGTCGTGCCGCTGATGGCGCTCGGCGAGATCGAGGGATACCTGTTCTTCTGCGGCGAGAAGGCCGAGGCCGCGTTCACCAAGTCGCCCGAGCGCATCGAGCGGCTCGCGCGCGAGCTGGCGCTGATCGCGCGGCGCAGGCGGCTCGGCGGGGCCTCCGAGGGCGAGGGCGTTGCGAGCGGCCCGCGCCTGCTCGACGCCCCCATGCCTCCCTCCGAGCGGCTCATCCAGCGCGCCGACGTGGCCGCCAAGGACCTCGCCACCTTCGGCGAGGTGATGCGCAGCTCGCCCGTGGGCTTGCTCTACGCCGACGCGCTCGGCGACGTGCGCCTCGTCAGCCGCGAGCTCTCACGCTGGCTCGGCGCGCGCGGCGTGGCCGTACCGCCCGAGGCCGCCGACGGCGCGCTGCCGCCGGGCTCGATCGGCGTCGCGCAGGTCCTCGTCGCCCTCACCGGCTGCACCGCCGAGGAGGCCTCCGCGAGCCTGACCGAGGTCCTGCAGAGCGACACCGGCATCACGGCCCGCAGCCAGCCGAACGCCACGCCTCTGTTCGTCTTGACAATCCGGGCGTTGCGCCAGAAGTCCGACGGCTTCTCCTCGATCGCGGGCTACGTGGCGTCGATCGTGGAGCAGCCCGAGGAGCGCATGTCGAACGTTCGCGCGCTCGCGTCGGCGCCCACGCACGATCCGCTCAGCTCGTTCCCGCTGAGCGAGGTGATCGCGCAGGCGGTGGCGGGCACGGCGCGTGCGACGGGGCGGCAGATCAAGATCGAGCCCATGCGCGGCCCGGGGCACGTGATCGGGCATCGCGCGGCGCTCGAGCGCGCGCTCGAGACGTTCCTGGCCGAGGTGGCGGGGCAGTCGCCCGCGGGGCAGCCGCCGGTCATCTCGGTGCGCGAGACGAGCACGGCGGTGGAGCTATCGATCCTCGACTGGAGCCTCGGCTTCGGGCTTCCCGAGTCGGCGCTTCAGCGCGTGCTCATCGCGCCTGGCGCGGCGCCGCCGGGGCTCGAGGTGCTCGGCCGGCTGATCATGGCGATCGAGGACAGCCATGGCGCGGTGCAAATCCGCAGCGAGGATGGATGGGGGCTCACGCTGGTGGTGAGCCTGCTGCGCGCCAAACCGCGGGTGAAGATGGCGGTGTCCGAGGCTCCTGCGAGCTCGGTGGACAACGTGGTCGCGCTCGGGCCGCGCAGCGTCAAGTAAGAGACGCGACGGGAAGGCTGCTGCCGCGCGGGGACACCGTTGCGGCAGGCTCGCGACACGTGTAATCGTCGAGCAATGCGGGTGGGTGTTTTCCCTTGGATCCTTGCGTGCCCCCTCCTCGTTGCTCTCGGTTGCTTCACGGCCGAGAAGCAGCCGCCGCCTCCTGTGAAGGGGACCGCAGGTAGCGGCGCGACCGGCGGCAGCGGCGGTATGGGGGGCAGCGGCAGCAGCGCGGGCGGTATGGGGGGCACGGGCGGCAGCG includes:
- a CDS encoding poly-gamma-glutamate biosynthesis protein PgsC/CapC; this encodes MVAALAVFPPNGLDRSLHVAVLLGLVLGTAFTELFGWTYAGLVVPGYLATIFIAAPATAIFIVVESVVTYWLVAGVGRWVTHLGAWSAAFGRERFYLFIVGAVLVRLLFEGVLIPRLEAQYNFAHSRELYSVGLVLVPLVSNTFWNAGIIKAFPRVGFVTVLTWVILVLLLRGTNLSVSRFQVINESLSIKFLESPKAQMILVIGALLGARNNVKYGWDYNGILVPGLLAVACYEPLKLVTTTVEALIVFFASKFLMSVPPFSRMLIVGPRRMLMCYITGFVLKMIMGFALARFAPGVPMIDYFGFGYLLPSLLAVKMWNKDHIGIVVMPTLQVSVTAFLVGNLLGYGLVKAEALLHASTPPMAVVSMAGGANVPYELILGDSGPRPRALARAAGVEAAVVALALAREVDTYDEANSHLPDAVPREEASPQTLTAAQAAGLVVMREERGGWVVVRPRASELDPDDVPPGPRFAVRPHKRPGAHAGRGGWMILVTPRTAGSPLPTVAYAAADALGARAIVVVSRHEGYRQLDEAFADNLSRDLALDQTLVIEPTDEEAPGVSAVGSVPEGLDVMALGRVLGEDVPITWRAPASGPSLMPWSDAPHLRMPLPLSEEVAGALLGSREIEVWTGGLRQELLGRIAALTSVGAGGYRGPTVEELRLFDAVLARRMATAGAEPRWTSWERAMAARLGYGIVRVEGEGSRLEAWGLVEESVSGRRGNASWFIKVEHPGDVTAPGDILVEVPAPRWETGTFGAGLSLYDALGARGLLVSGALPSSDPQGHADPRRRTSRRSFFQRAHEVWLGEGKSGVSVQGIAPERDYTGDLVISFGFEVIRREQVPAWAKPMVEVFSDLGLRVGMFDGAREHASYSGSADLAMSYARRFADGRFAVLYMSGDLRSALSALEDEGVLSPRLSRLGIELGSEDVAARAVELAACPAGTAKPADKGDKAQGDKDDKGDKAQGDKAQGATADKAEGTSDCPAYPPDTPSKCDIDKRLSSFELYLGQNNPFDLRAAMKPDKACHVEVARDKVTRRIWAIVARPGEVAMIPLGSNPVPRAPNPLTSLPRVRRAVATGLTSVKVTVGP
- a CDS encoding S53 family peptidase; the protein is MPDALPPFTDAELEPVTTIDGIPNPLPGVYTDMGPAPAEGEFRSLIAFGTRNKAVLEETVKHMYDPAHPNFRKYMTQAEWMAAHAPNEVDVQLVRLWLESQGFAVNFTATNRLLIEFTGTVQQFNDVFHTTLHIFERENPQIGNPPIDVFGTLEPLEIPLWVATKIRGVISADLAAEKGVLPPEGGGVVVQAPPSGTNWMTPAKIAKAYKLDSLYSMGYRGQGVKLGVTVGATFKYKDLQSFWQSLNVVRNDPTIVQTMEPFVTRYIESTLDVEWAGAMAPDSDLIVYSGPDARNTSMIYTFNEAIARNEVDVITNSFAHREDSEPALVRLQYSDSALQAAAYGITVVAATGDSGGADTPSVSPWVTGVGGTRLTLNANGSIQSEVAWQKSGCGTSLTLLQPDWQVNVVGNANGKRATADLALNADPGTPYYVYYLAQWKLYGGTSFSSPVFAGLMATVDSYRKANNLPRAGYLNSLLYTNADIKKTFRDITSGGPGGIKTAGVGWDYPSGWGAPSALGLATTIP